Proteins from one Pontibacter korlensis genomic window:
- a CDS encoding (deoxy)nucleoside triphosphate pyrophosphohydrolase — protein MIKVVCAIVEQYDRVLLTQRSEQMREGLLWEFPGGKVEPHETEKNSLVREIKEELAIEVQPYKRLQPIIHPYPNYTIELIPYLCKFNGGVVQLLEHKTYHWVLPEDLPNYSWCPADVPIVEEYLQVCRSRQ, from the coding sequence ATGATAAAGGTAGTATGTGCCATCGTAGAGCAGTATGATCGGGTACTGTTAACGCAGCGCAGTGAGCAGATGCGGGAGGGCTTGCTGTGGGAATTTCCGGGAGGTAAGGTGGAGCCACATGAAACCGAGAAGAACAGCCTGGTACGGGAAATCAAAGAAGAACTGGCCATTGAGGTACAACCTTACAAACGCCTCCAACCCATAATCCATCCTTACCCAAATTACACCATAGAGCTTATCCCATACCTCTGCAAGTTTAATGGCGGAGTGGTGCAGCTGTTGGAGCATAAAACCTACCACTGGGTGCTGCCAGAGGACTTGCCCAATTACTCCTGGTGTCCGGCTGATGTGCCGATAGTGGAAGAGTACTTGCAGGTATGCCGCAGCAGGCAATAG
- the sdaAB gene encoding L-serine ammonia-lyase, iron-sulfur-dependent subunit beta: MAEKSSVFDMIGPVMIGPSSSHTAGVVRIARAAIRILGAAPEEAIVTFYNSFARTYEGHGSDRAIVAGLLDFKTDDKRIKEAFDYAKERGLKYTFRSVGNASTMHPNTIRLNLKAGAREVEVVGQSRGGGVINISEVDGFSANFSATLHTLIIDAADVKGSIAFIASVLAHDDCNIATMSVSRKGKNERARQFIEMDSGIKPITLEYLRQLDWVKHVVYIPNIDL, encoded by the coding sequence ATGGCTGAGAAGAGCAGTGTTTTTGATATGATTGGGCCCGTGATGATAGGACCATCCAGTTCTCATACAGCTGGCGTGGTACGAATTGCAAGAGCTGCCATCCGAATTTTGGGTGCCGCCCCGGAAGAGGCGATCGTTACTTTCTACAACTCCTTTGCCCGCACTTATGAGGGCCACGGCAGCGACAGGGCCATAGTAGCCGGTCTGCTGGATTTCAAGACTGATGACAAGCGCATCAAAGAGGCTTTTGATTATGCGAAAGAGCGTGGGCTGAAGTATACTTTCAGATCTGTAGGCAATGCTTCTACCATGCACCCCAATACCATAAGGCTTAACCTGAAAGCCGGTGCCCGAGAGGTGGAAGTGGTTGGCCAAAGCCGTGGCGGAGGTGTCATTAATATTTCTGAAGTGGACGGATTTTCAGCAAACTTCTCAGCTACGCTCCATACCCTCATTATTGATGCGGCTGATGTGAAGGGAAGTATAGCCTTTATTGCTTCGGTTCTGGCGCACGACGATTGTAATATTGCCACCATGAGCGTGTCGCGCAAAGGAAAAAATGAGCGCGCTCGGCAGTTTATTGAAATGGACTCAGGCATAAAACCAATCACACTAGAGTACCTCAGGCAGCTGGACTGGGTGAAGCATGTGGTTTACATCCCTAACATAGACCTATAA
- a CDS encoding methyltransferase RsmF C-terminal domain-like protein — protein sequence MQFPVSFTDRMQRLLGPQEYPQFLEALQATPPVSVRINKAKAMAVATLQPVPWAETGHYLPERPLFTLDPAIHAGAYYVQEASSMFIEQALKQAVHLEEPLQVLDLCGAPGGKSTHLASLISEDSLLVSNEVIRSRASILAENVAKWGSGNVLVTCNDPRDFGRLKNFFDVMVVDAPCSGEGMFRKDPQAVGEWSEENVKLCAQRQQRILMDVWDSLKPGGLLIYSTCTWNEQENEENIAWLSEQEGAESIKLQLQPEWGVVPTQLSGVEGYRFYPHRVQGEGFFMAVVRKAGIDESFTNHSKSKKKKYKLSEAGKKEKSLVQDWFLQPEKYSFLQYGDVVSALPEHLFEAADEVYQNLYVVYAGTEVAEVKGKKLKPLQGLALSQHINKEAFSTADLDLEQALRYLRKEDISLGTNGNDWVLLQYKGLPLGWAKQIGNRMNNYYPKEWRIRMELPQELLETTIVSE from the coding sequence ATGCAATTTCCTGTTTCTTTTACCGATCGTATGCAGCGCCTGTTAGGGCCGCAGGAGTACCCACAGTTCTTAGAGGCGCTGCAGGCAACCCCGCCGGTGAGCGTGCGCATAAATAAAGCTAAGGCTATGGCTGTAGCAACTCTACAACCTGTTCCCTGGGCAGAGACGGGGCATTACTTGCCAGAGCGACCTCTGTTTACATTGGACCCAGCCATTCATGCTGGTGCTTACTATGTGCAGGAGGCAAGCTCTATGTTTATTGAGCAGGCCCTTAAGCAGGCAGTACACTTAGAAGAGCCACTACAGGTGCTGGATCTTTGTGGAGCTCCCGGAGGCAAGTCAACACACCTGGCAAGCCTTATTTCTGAAGATAGCTTGCTAGTCTCCAATGAAGTTATCCGAAGCCGTGCTTCTATACTAGCAGAAAACGTTGCCAAGTGGGGCAGCGGAAATGTGCTTGTCACCTGTAACGACCCTCGCGACTTTGGCAGATTAAAGAACTTCTTCGATGTGATGGTAGTGGATGCCCCTTGTAGCGGAGAAGGCATGTTCCGTAAAGACCCACAGGCTGTAGGAGAGTGGTCGGAGGAGAATGTGAAACTTTGTGCCCAGCGTCAGCAGCGTATTCTGATGGATGTCTGGGACTCCTTGAAACCTGGTGGCTTGCTAATTTACAGCACCTGTACCTGGAATGAGCAGGAGAATGAAGAGAATATTGCATGGCTGTCGGAACAGGAAGGTGCTGAAAGTATAAAGCTGCAACTTCAGCCAGAATGGGGTGTTGTGCCTACGCAGTTAAGTGGCGTGGAAGGATACAGGTTTTATCCGCACCGGGTGCAAGGAGAAGGCTTTTTTATGGCTGTAGTACGTAAAGCGGGTATCGATGAAAGCTTTACTAATCACAGCAAGAGTAAGAAGAAAAAGTATAAGCTTAGCGAGGCAGGGAAAAAGGAGAAATCTCTGGTACAGGATTGGTTTCTGCAACCCGAAAAGTATTCTTTTCTTCAGTATGGAGATGTGGTCTCGGCTTTGCCAGAGCATCTATTCGAAGCAGCTGATGAAGTGTACCAGAACCTGTATGTTGTTTACGCTGGCACAGAAGTAGCTGAAGTGAAAGGTAAAAAGCTTAAACCACTGCAGGGCTTAGCTCTCTCCCAGCATATAAACAAAGAAGCTTTTTCTACAGCAGACTTAGATCTGGAGCAGGCGCTGCGTTATCTGCGCAAAGAAGATATCAGCCTTGGAACAAATGGTAATGATTGGGTACTGCTCCAGTATAAGGGACTTCCTTTGGGTTGGGCAAAGCAAATCGGCAACCGGATGAACAACTACTATCCCAAAGAATGGCGCATACGCATGGAGCTGCCTCAAGAACTCTTAGAAACTACTATTGTAAGTGAATAA
- a CDS encoding tryptophan 2,3-dioxygenase family protein: MEHSFKPEVLEQLKRLEEKYVPLGQDLAAYLEGLYHTSFLTYWDYIHLDTLLSLQNPRTNIPDEKIFIMYHQITELYFKLCLEEYKQIGEDKELTTDMLLRRLKRINRYFDNLISSFDVMVDGMDPKQFLQFRMALMPASGFQSVQYRMIEIASTDLRNLVDKAKRAALGLQSTQEEMIGCIYWREGATEVASGAKTLTLLQFEEKYTAHLISFAKEYEHKNVWHVYKNLPEADQQNPKLKQALRDLDSNVNVNWPLMHYKSAVRYLQRDPEVIAATGGTNWQKYLPPRFQKRIFYPEIWSEKELQDWGKGWVDKVLNGDI, encoded by the coding sequence ATGGAGCATTCGTTCAAACCTGAAGTGCTGGAACAACTGAAGCGGCTGGAGGAAAAGTATGTGCCTCTTGGGCAGGATTTAGCAGCTTACCTTGAAGGCCTCTATCATACCAGCTTTCTTACCTATTGGGATTACATTCACCTCGACACGCTCCTGAGTTTGCAGAACCCTCGCACCAATATTCCGGATGAGAAGATCTTTATCATGTACCACCAGATTACGGAGCTGTACTTTAAACTTTGCCTGGAGGAGTATAAACAAATAGGTGAGGATAAAGAACTTACTACCGACATGCTCCTGAGACGCTTAAAGCGCATTAACAGGTACTTTGATAACCTGATCAGTTCCTTTGATGTGATGGTGGATGGTATGGACCCAAAGCAGTTTCTGCAGTTCAGAATGGCTCTGATGCCAGCCAGTGGTTTTCAGTCGGTACAGTACCGGATGATAGAGATAGCATCTACTGACCTGCGCAACCTGGTAGATAAGGCTAAACGAGCCGCTTTAGGTCTGCAAAGCACACAGGAAGAAATGATCGGCTGCATTTACTGGAGAGAAGGCGCTACAGAAGTTGCCTCAGGAGCCAAAACCCTTACGCTGCTGCAGTTTGAGGAAAAGTATACAGCACACCTCATCAGCTTTGCCAAAGAATACGAGCACAAGAATGTCTGGCATGTATATAAGAATCTGCCGGAGGCTGACCAGCAAAACCCAAAGCTAAAACAAGCGCTGCGCGACCTTGATAGTAATGTAAATGTAAACTGGCCGCTGATGCACTACAAATCTGCCGTACGCTATCTGCAACGCGACCCTGAGGTAATTGCTGCAACTGGTGGCACTAACTGGCAAAAATATCTGCCGCCACGCTTCCAAAAACGCATTTTTTATCCCGAAATTTGGAGCGAAAAAGAGCTGCAAGATTGGGGTAAGGGCTGGGTTGATAAAGTATTGAATGGAGACATCTAG
- a CDS encoding acyltransferase family protein, whose amino-acid sequence MKQHLQQIDVIKGVAIVAVLLLHSLSRKELEQSYAIYHIWQAVPLFMVVMGLNLGLSLRGKTQRLQQLYTRKYFTKKAARIFVPFVMVFLLSIVAGLIWEWLQEESVLEFNFYTWVGVFPVTGRGNYFITLLLQSILLLPVIGYTFSRWPGLTTVGLVVLEVLFQLWAAQFSYFEENNYLYDAAFPRYFTAVAFGLWLSTLVWAPFRWRYFAVLATLAVVAAFCMYFLVYQGLELKSLLRPEWQSQQLLTFGYAAFIVWLTIKLLPSFSNFIPLRLLAELGKASYHIFLIQVVYFGLADQDLPLLLNLSVPIVLGYLFFKYEPTLLFGS is encoded by the coding sequence ATGAAACAGCACTTGCAGCAGATTGATGTTATAAAAGGTGTAGCTATTGTGGCTGTACTGCTGCTGCATTCGCTTAGTCGGAAGGAGCTGGAGCAGAGCTATGCTATTTACCATATATGGCAGGCTGTACCGTTGTTTATGGTTGTGATGGGGCTAAACCTGGGCCTGTCGCTAAGAGGTAAGACTCAGCGGCTGCAGCAACTGTATACACGCAAGTACTTCACAAAAAAGGCTGCACGTATTTTTGTGCCTTTCGTGATGGTGTTTTTGCTTTCTATAGTAGCTGGGCTAATATGGGAATGGCTGCAGGAGGAAAGTGTACTGGAGTTTAATTTTTATACCTGGGTCGGTGTTTTTCCAGTAACTGGCCGAGGCAATTACTTTATCACGCTGCTGCTACAGTCAATTCTACTTTTACCAGTGATTGGCTACACTTTTAGCCGATGGCCGGGACTTACTACTGTTGGCTTGGTAGTGCTGGAAGTTCTGTTTCAGCTGTGGGCCGCTCAGTTTTCATACTTTGAAGAAAACAACTACCTCTACGATGCTGCCTTTCCACGATATTTCACTGCAGTTGCCTTTGGTTTATGGTTATCAACCCTAGTGTGGGCTCCTTTTCGGTGGAGGTATTTTGCTGTTTTAGCAACCCTTGCTGTGGTGGCAGCCTTTTGTATGTATTTTCTTGTTTATCAGGGGCTGGAGCTAAAAAGCCTACTGAGGCCAGAGTGGCAGTCGCAACAGTTGCTTACCTTCGGCTATGCTGCTTTTATCGTATGGTTAACTATCAAATTACTTCCTTCCTTTTCCAACTTTATTCCGTTACGCCTGCTCGCTGAGTTGGGAAAAGCCTCTTACCACATTTTTCTAATACAGGTGGTATACTTTGGTCTAGCCGATCAGGACCTGCCACTGTTGCTTAACCTGAGCGTACCAATAGTATTAGGATACTTGTTTTTCAAGTATGAGCCTACGTTGTTGTTCGGTTCATAA
- a CDS encoding efflux RND transporter periplasmic adaptor subunit: MAKKKSRLIPILIGVLALLIVGIVVAKKSGWIGQDEGTEVVLAEAKPADIVEKVSASGKVQPETEVKISPDVSGEIIELNVEEGDSVVKGQLLLRIRPDNYQSMVDAQQAAVNTQRANLAQAKARLSQAQANFAQVEQSYKRNKPLFEQKVISQSEWQEIEANYLATKSEVESARQSVRAAEYNVQNAQASLKDARENLNKTTIYAPVSGTVSKLNVEQGERVVGTSQMAGTEIMRIANLNNMEVRVNVNENDIIRVALGDSVDVEVDSYASRDEKFKGIVTAIANTAKDATTLEAVTEFEVRIRLLNNSYEHLRENTSRPFRPGMTASVDIITDKKSNVLSVPLSAVTTRSANAQGVSKPEEEDAPEQNQGQQQQTTAPAAVVEEVVFVYDEASNTVKSVKVKTGISDFENIEILSGVDSGQKVVAGPFRAVSSVLKDGAKVAVKDENTLNKQALAADTKQD; the protein is encoded by the coding sequence ATGGCTAAGAAAAAATCTAGGCTTATCCCTATCCTGATTGGTGTACTTGCACTGTTAATAGTTGGTATTGTTGTAGCAAAAAAATCTGGCTGGATTGGCCAGGATGAAGGCACAGAAGTAGTGCTTGCTGAAGCAAAACCTGCCGACATTGTAGAAAAAGTTAGTGCCTCAGGTAAGGTGCAGCCGGAAACAGAAGTAAAAATTAGCCCTGACGTTTCTGGGGAGATTATTGAGCTTAATGTAGAAGAGGGCGACTCGGTAGTAAAAGGCCAGCTACTGCTGCGCATTCGCCCTGATAATTACCAGTCTATGGTTGATGCGCAGCAAGCTGCTGTTAATACCCAACGTGCTAATCTGGCACAAGCTAAAGCAAGGCTTTCTCAGGCTCAGGCTAACTTTGCACAGGTGGAGCAGAGCTATAAGCGTAATAAGCCCCTGTTCGAACAGAAAGTAATCTCTCAGTCGGAGTGGCAGGAGATCGAGGCTAATTATTTAGCTACCAAGTCAGAGGTTGAGTCTGCTCGCCAAAGTGTAAGAGCAGCTGAGTACAACGTGCAGAACGCACAAGCATCGCTTAAAGATGCCCGTGAGAACCTGAACAAGACCACCATTTACGCTCCTGTAAGCGGTACTGTTTCCAAGCTGAACGTTGAGCAGGGCGAGCGCGTAGTAGGTACTTCACAAATGGCTGGTACGGAGATTATGCGTATCGCCAACCTGAACAACATGGAAGTACGCGTAAACGTGAATGAGAACGACATCATCCGCGTTGCGCTTGGCGACTCTGTTGATGTTGAGGTAGATTCTTATGCCAGCCGTGATGAGAAATTCAAGGGTATTGTAACAGCTATTGCCAACACTGCAAAGGACGCTACTACACTGGAAGCCGTTACAGAATTTGAGGTTCGTATTCGCCTGCTTAATAACTCATACGAGCATCTGCGTGAAAACACATCCCGTCCGTTCCGACCTGGTATGACGGCTTCTGTGGATATCATCACAGATAAAAAATCTAATGTTTTATCTGTACCTTTGTCGGCAGTAACTACTCGCTCTGCGAACGCACAAGGTGTAAGTAAACCAGAGGAAGAAGATGCTCCTGAGCAGAACCAGGGACAACAGCAGCAGACGACTGCTCCTGCTGCCGTGGTAGAAGAGGTTGTTTTTGTGTATGATGAGGCTTCTAACACCGTTAAATCTGTGAAAGTAAAAACAGGCATCAGCGACTTTGAGAATATTGAGATTCTTAGCGGGGTTGATTCAGGTCAGAAAGTAGTGGCTGGCCCGTTCAGAGCAGTGTCGAGCGTACTAAAAGATGGAGCTAAGGTGGCGGTAAAGGATGAAAACACGCTTAACAAGCAAGCCCTTGCCGCAGATACGAAACAAGATTAA
- a CDS encoding class I SAM-dependent rRNA methyltransferase, with the protein MSFIKLYLAPGKEHSLKRQHPWVFSGAIKKADGEPAEGDVVEVYSSKREFLGMGHYAPGSIAVRIFSFEQREPDYTFWKSKVQQAYDYRQRLGLVDNPTTNVYRLVYAEGDGVPGLIVDFYKDTAVVQTHTVGMYNVREYVAQALKEIYGDRLRAVYDKSAESLPPKAPVQAQNGYLYGQSEGAVVVNEYGNEFYIDWETGQKTGFFIDQRENRDLLARYVKDKSVLNTFCYTGGFSVYALNAGAKEVHSVDVSKKAIELTVKNGDLSQAPEKHEAFAVDTFEFLKGKEDRYDVIVLDPPAFAKSQNVRHNALMGYKRLNAEAMKKIKPGGILFTFSCSQVVDKYLFNNTVMAAAIEAGRNIKIMHHLSQPADHPISIFHPEGEYLKGLVLFVE; encoded by the coding sequence ATGTCGTTTATTAAATTATACTTAGCCCCAGGCAAAGAACACTCGCTAAAGCGCCAGCACCCATGGGTATTTTCTGGTGCTATTAAAAAAGCTGACGGAGAACCAGCAGAGGGTGATGTAGTAGAGGTTTACTCCAGCAAACGCGAATTCTTAGGCATGGGGCATTATGCTCCGGGCTCTATTGCTGTGCGTATTTTCTCATTCGAGCAAAGAGAACCAGACTATACTTTTTGGAAAAGCAAAGTACAGCAGGCATACGATTACCGCCAGCGGCTTGGCCTGGTAGACAATCCTACCACTAATGTTTACAGATTAGTATATGCTGAAGGCGATGGCGTACCAGGTCTTATTGTAGACTTTTATAAGGATACAGCCGTTGTGCAGACACACACAGTAGGTATGTATAACGTGCGGGAGTATGTGGCGCAGGCGCTGAAGGAAATCTATGGCGACAGGTTGCGCGCTGTATATGATAAAAGTGCAGAGTCGCTGCCACCAAAAGCACCAGTACAGGCACAGAACGGCTACCTCTATGGCCAGTCTGAAGGAGCAGTGGTTGTGAATGAGTATGGTAACGAGTTTTATATTGACTGGGAAACAGGCCAGAAAACAGGTTTCTTTATAGACCAGCGTGAAAACCGAGACTTGCTTGCACGTTATGTGAAAGATAAATCGGTGCTGAATACTTTCTGCTACACCGGTGGCTTCTCTGTTTATGCACTTAATGCTGGTGCCAAAGAGGTTCATTCGGTAGATGTGTCCAAGAAGGCAATTGAGTTAACGGTAAAGAATGGTGACCTAAGCCAGGCTCCTGAAAAGCATGAGGCTTTCGCTGTAGATACCTTTGAATTCCTGAAGGGCAAAGAAGACAGGTATGATGTGATCGTACTGGACCCTCCTGCTTTTGCAAAAAGCCAAAACGTGCGCCATAATGCTTTAATGGGCTACAAGCGATTGAACGCTGAGGCCATGAAAAAAATCAAACCAGGAGGCATCCTGTTTACTTTCTCCTGCTCACAGGTGGTAGATAAATACCTCTTCAACAACACGGTAATGGCTGCTGCTATAGAAGCTGGGCGCAACATTAAAATTATGCACCACCTCTCTCAGCCAGCTGATCATCCTATCTCTATTTTCCATCCAGAAGGGGAATACTTGAAAGGATTGGTGCTGTTTGTTGAATAA
- a CDS encoding TolC family protein — protein sequence MKKTSKVLLMALGLSVAGTSGAWAQQDPSGDGVWSLQEAVEYARVNNLQVRQSNLNRKLNEIEYKQAQLDRLPIVNANGSYFFNTGSFQDPVTFSVQTQEAQTANFSGSASMPLFQGFRQTNLIKQTRLELEASQQDVLSTQNDITLQIVTSYLNILFSDELIKTSELQRDATGQQLERTRKLFEAGSVAENSVLDLESQLATDELNVINAINQRDVSRLNLMQLLNLKTSEEFSIQIPELPEPEQNPLIVDGEQVYDAAVQTLPAIKAADLRVKSAEKGVAAARGNYFPRLSLGAGISTRYSSTTNFLVGREDRYIEQVFYTNPQGTEQQSFYILQPSPIYSDYSFFDQAKDNIGKQYGLQLSIPIFNGFQVRNSVQRAIVSQENANLSADIARNNLRQTIEQAYVDAVAARRRYTAAREQVRATERNVRNAELRLNSGIINSVEYVIVANTFRSAQSELLQAKYDYFFKLKVLDFYQGKDISF from the coding sequence ATGAAAAAAACATCAAAAGTCCTTTTAATGGCGCTGGGACTGTCTGTTGCAGGTACTTCCGGTGCCTGGGCCCAACAGGACCCCAGTGGCGATGGCGTATGGTCGCTGCAGGAGGCTGTGGAGTATGCTCGGGTAAATAACCTGCAGGTGCGCCAAAGTAACCTAAATCGTAAACTAAACGAGATAGAGTATAAGCAAGCGCAGCTAGACCGATTGCCAATCGTAAACGCTAATGGCAGCTATTTCTTCAATACAGGTTCCTTCCAGGATCCGGTAACCTTTTCGGTGCAGACCCAGGAAGCACAGACGGCAAATTTCTCTGGCAGTGCCTCTATGCCTCTTTTCCAGGGCTTCAGGCAAACAAATTTAATAAAGCAAACAAGGCTGGAGTTGGAGGCAAGCCAGCAGGATGTGTTATCTACACAGAATGACATCACGCTGCAGATTGTCACCTCTTACCTGAACATTCTTTTTTCTGATGAGCTTATAAAGACATCGGAACTGCAGCGCGACGCTACTGGCCAGCAGTTAGAGCGTACGCGAAAGCTTTTTGAGGCTGGTAGCGTAGCAGAAAACTCTGTACTGGACCTGGAGTCGCAACTGGCCACAGATGAGCTTAATGTGATCAATGCTATTAACCAGCGCGATGTGTCTCGCCTGAATCTGATGCAGCTGCTCAACCTGAAAACAAGCGAGGAGTTTTCTATTCAAATTCCTGAGTTACCAGAGCCTGAACAAAACCCTCTGATCGTAGATGGTGAACAGGTATATGATGCGGCTGTGCAGACTTTGCCTGCTATCAAAGCAGCTGACCTTAGGGTGAAAAGTGCAGAAAAAGGAGTAGCCGCTGCAAGAGGGAATTACTTCCCTCGTCTAAGCTTAGGTGCCGGTATTAGCACCCGTTACTCCAGCACCACAAACTTTCTTGTAGGCCGGGAAGATCGGTACATTGAGCAGGTTTTCTACACCAACCCGCAGGGTACTGAGCAGCAGTCTTTCTACATTTTGCAACCTTCGCCTATCTACAGCGACTATTCATTCTTTGATCAGGCTAAAGACAACATCGGTAAGCAGTATGGTTTACAGCTATCTATACCGATATTCAATGGTTTTCAGGTACGGAACAGCGTACAGCGAGCCATTGTGTCGCAAGAGAATGCGAACTTGAGTGCCGATATTGCCAGAAACAACCTGCGCCAGACTATAGAGCAGGCGTATGTTGATGCCGTTGCAGCCAGAAGAAGGTACACTGCTGCCCGTGAGCAGGTAAGAGCCACAGAGCGTAACGTACGTAATGCAGAACTACGACTTAACTCAGGTATCATCAACTCAGTTGAGTATGTGATTGTGGCAAACACCTTCCGTAGTGCTCAGTCTGAGCTGCTGCAGGCTAAATACGATTACTTCTTCAAACTAAAAGTTCTGGACTTCTACCAGGGTAAAGACATATCTTTCTAA
- a CDS encoding Maf family nucleotide pyrophosphatase — translation MNLQRPLLLASNSPRRKELLASLGLKYEVMVKEVHEDFPEHLKREEVAEFLASHKAGAYTADITNEALITADTIVCLGERVMNKPANYDEAKEMLEALSGTSHEVITGVCILTSKGKAVFHDSTKVYFKKLSASEIDYYITHYKPFDKAGAYGIQEWIGMIGIERIEGSYFNVMGLPVQKLYTKLVDLEILHA, via the coding sequence ATGAATTTACAACGGCCACTTCTGCTTGCTTCTAACTCTCCACGCCGTAAAGAGCTGCTTGCCAGCCTTGGCTTAAAATATGAGGTAATGGTAAAAGAAGTGCACGAAGATTTCCCCGAGCACCTAAAACGAGAAGAAGTAGCGGAATTCCTCGCTTCGCATAAAGCCGGTGCCTATACTGCTGACATCACCAACGAAGCACTCATTACTGCTGATACCATTGTTTGCCTTGGAGAGCGGGTCATGAACAAGCCAGCTAATTACGATGAGGCGAAAGAAATGCTGGAGGCGCTTTCCGGCACTTCACATGAAGTGATTACAGGGGTATGTATACTTACAAGCAAAGGCAAAGCCGTATTTCACGATAGCACCAAAGTATACTTTAAGAAGCTTTCTGCTTCCGAGATAGATTACTACATAACACACTACAAACCTTTCGATAAGGCCGGTGCTTATGGTATACAGGAGTGGATTGGCATGATTGGCATAGAGCGTATTGAGGGCTCATACTTTAACGTGATGGGATTGCCTGTACAGAAACTCTATACAAAGCTGGTAGACCTAGAGATACTACACGCTTAA
- a CDS encoding NAD(P)H-dependent glycerol-3-phosphate dehydrogenase — MEKIAVLGGGSWATAIVKILSENKSQVNWWMRNENDVQHLIRFRHNPRYLSQVSFDLNYVKPSTDIQAVVASSNWVILAVPAAFVQLALADLPPDAFEGKVVISAIKGMIPKENILITDYIKCRFSVPDQNLLVIAGPCHAEEVALEKQSYLTIGSHNLATAENFCELLRNRYVKANPLDDLDGVEYCAVMKNIIALACGIARGQNYGDNFQAVLVSNAMFEIERFLDAIMPLHRDLSGSAYLGDLLVTAYSQFSRNRTFGNMIGRGYTVKSAQVEMNMVAEGYYAVQSIYELNKKLKVDMPITRAVYHILYERISPTVEFEILKDKFR, encoded by the coding sequence TTGGAAAAAATAGCAGTACTGGGAGGGGGGAGCTGGGCAACAGCCATAGTTAAGATCCTCTCTGAAAACAAGTCTCAGGTAAACTGGTGGATGCGCAACGAAAACGATGTGCAACACCTGATCAGATTCAGGCATAACCCACGGTACCTAAGCCAGGTATCGTTTGACCTGAACTATGTTAAACCATCCACAGACATACAGGCTGTTGTAGCCTCTTCGAATTGGGTAATATTAGCAGTGCCAGCCGCATTCGTGCAGCTGGCACTTGCCGATTTACCGCCAGATGCTTTTGAAGGTAAGGTGGTGATCTCAGCCATCAAAGGGATGATCCCGAAAGAGAACATCCTGATTACCGACTATATCAAGTGCCGGTTTAGTGTACCTGATCAGAACCTGCTGGTAATTGCCGGCCCCTGCCACGCGGAAGAGGTTGCCCTGGAGAAACAGTCTTACCTTACCATTGGCTCTCACAACTTAGCCACGGCCGAGAACTTCTGCGAGCTGCTTCGCAACCGCTATGTTAAGGCTAACCCGTTAGATGACTTGGATGGCGTGGAGTACTGTGCCGTAATGAAAAACATTATAGCTCTGGCCTGTGGTATAGCCCGCGGACAGAACTACGGTGATAATTTTCAGGCGGTGCTGGTATCAAATGCTATGTTTGAGATAGAACGCTTTCTGGATGCTATTATGCCGCTACACCGTGACCTTAGCGGGTCTGCGTATTTAGGAGACTTACTGGTGACAGCCTACTCACAGTTTAGCCGCAACCGTACCTTTGGTAACATGATTGGGCGAGGCTATACTGTTAAATCAGCGCAGGTTGAAATGAACATGGTGGCTGAAGGCTATTATGCGGTTCAGAGTATCTACGAGCTGAACAAAAAGCTAAAAGTAGATATGCCTATTACCCGAGCAGTTTACCATATCCTCTACGAGCGTATCTCTCCGACAGTGGAGTTTGAAATTCTGAAAGATAAATTCAGGTAG